One Siniperca chuatsi isolate FFG_IHB_CAS linkage group LG3, ASM2008510v1, whole genome shotgun sequence genomic region harbors:
- the tmem176 gene encoding transmembrane protein 176 isoform X2: MKVATEGKEELCWISSRDREQSLSLHHTHNNKRRQGGALKIRSGRKKPKLIKENREIKVMAVAVSRDLTVQVLEDVNAVKLTERQQALRTAVLRGEPKCLGVSQVMLGLMVMSYSIPLHFTEVTEVVSLGVPWWSGLTFITAGVVAIILDKHCTMKILWACLMVSVVSTVLSVVAVIIYSVDMDKNSEVPCVETLHGDCSEIHYTTMLSMGVKSSLLLFTLAQTAISAILCFLLFRHRRCYRQYASLTKAAPSTPTALIPPDLN, encoded by the exons ATGAAAGTAGCAACGGAAGGGAAGGAGGAGCTCTGCTGGATCTCATCCAGAGACAGAgaacagtctctctctctccaccacacacacaacaacaagagAAGGCAGGGAGGCGCACTCAAAATCAGGAGTGGTCGTAAGAAGCCTAAACTTATAAAGGAGAACAGAGAGATAAAG gTGATGGCAGTGGCAGTATCCAGGGATCTGACAGtgcaggtgctggaggatgtgAACGCTGTCAAGCTGACTGAAAGACAGCAGGCTCTGCGCACTGCCGTCCTGAGAGGAGAGCCCAAATGTCTGGGG GTGAGTCAGGTGATGCTGGGGCTGATGGTCATGTCCTACTCCATTCCTCTGCACTTCACTGAGGTCACTGAGGTGGTCAGTCTGGGAGTTCCTTGGTGGAGCGGCCTGACA TTCATCACAGCAGGAGTGGTCGCTATCATCTTGGACAAACACTGCACCATGAAGATT CTGTGGGCGTGTTTGATGGTGAGCGTGGTGTCCACTGTGCTGTCAGTGGTGGCTGTGATCATCTACTCTGTGGACATGGACAAGAATTCTGAGGTGCCCTGCGTCGAGACACTGCATGGCGACTGTAGCGAGATACACTACACCACG ATGCTGAGCATGGGAGTGAAGTCgtccctccttctcttcaccCTGGCCCAGACAGCCATCTCTGCCATCCTCTGCTTCCTTCTCTTCAGGCACAGACGCTGCTACAGACAGTACGCT TCTCTCACTAAAGCTGCTCCATCAACCCCGACAGCACTCATACCGCCTGACCTGAACTGA
- the tmem176 gene encoding transmembrane protein 176 isoform X3, whose amino-acid sequence MKVATEGKEELCWISSRDREQSLSLHHTHNNKRRQGGALKIRSGRKKPKLIKENREIKVMAVAVSRDLTVQVLEDVNAVKLTERQQALRTAVLRGEPKCLGVSQVMLGLMVMSYSIPLHFTEVTEVVSLGVPWWSGLTLWACLMVSVVSTVLSVVAVIIYSVDMDKNSEVPCVETLHGDCSEIHYTTQMLSMGVKSSLLLFTLAQTAISAILCFLLFRHRRCYRQYASLTKAAPSTPTALIPPDLN is encoded by the exons ATGAAAGTAGCAACGGAAGGGAAGGAGGAGCTCTGCTGGATCTCATCCAGAGACAGAgaacagtctctctctctccaccacacacacaacaacaagagAAGGCAGGGAGGCGCACTCAAAATCAGGAGTGGTCGTAAGAAGCCTAAACTTATAAAGGAGAACAGAGAGATAAAG gTGATGGCAGTGGCAGTATCCAGGGATCTGACAGtgcaggtgctggaggatgtgAACGCTGTCAAGCTGACTGAAAGACAGCAGGCTCTGCGCACTGCCGTCCTGAGAGGAGAGCCCAAATGTCTGGGG GTGAGTCAGGTGATGCTGGGGCTGATGGTCATGTCCTACTCCATTCCTCTGCACTTCACTGAGGTCACTGAGGTGGTCAGTCTGGGAGTTCCTTGGTGGAGCGGCCTGACA CTGTGGGCGTGTTTGATGGTGAGCGTGGTGTCCACTGTGCTGTCAGTGGTGGCTGTGATCATCTACTCTGTGGACATGGACAAGAATTCTGAGGTGCCCTGCGTCGAGACACTGCATGGCGACTGTAGCGAGATACACTACACCACG CAGATGCTGAGCATGGGAGTGAAGTCgtccctccttctcttcaccCTGGCCCAGACAGCCATCTCTGCCATCCTCTGCTTCCTTCTCTTCAGGCACAGACGCTGCTACAGACAGTACGCT TCTCTCACTAAAGCTGCTCCATCAACCCCGACAGCACTCATACCGCCTGACCTGAACTGA
- the tmem176 gene encoding transmembrane protein 176 isoform X1 has translation MKVATEGKEELCWISSRDREQSLSLHHTHNNKRRQGGALKIRSGRKKPKLIKENREIKVMAVAVSRDLTVQVLEDVNAVKLTERQQALRTAVLRGEPKCLGVSQVMLGLMVMSYSIPLHFTEVTEVVSLGVPWWSGLTFITAGVVAIILDKHCTMKILWACLMVSVVSTVLSVVAVIIYSVDMDKNSEVPCVETLHGDCSEIHYTTQMLSMGVKSSLLLFTLAQTAISAILCFLLFRHRRCYRQYASLTKAAPSTPTALIPPDLN, from the exons ATGAAAGTAGCAACGGAAGGGAAGGAGGAGCTCTGCTGGATCTCATCCAGAGACAGAgaacagtctctctctctccaccacacacacaacaacaagagAAGGCAGGGAGGCGCACTCAAAATCAGGAGTGGTCGTAAGAAGCCTAAACTTATAAAGGAGAACAGAGAGATAAAG gTGATGGCAGTGGCAGTATCCAGGGATCTGACAGtgcaggtgctggaggatgtgAACGCTGTCAAGCTGACTGAAAGACAGCAGGCTCTGCGCACTGCCGTCCTGAGAGGAGAGCCCAAATGTCTGGGG GTGAGTCAGGTGATGCTGGGGCTGATGGTCATGTCCTACTCCATTCCTCTGCACTTCACTGAGGTCACTGAGGTGGTCAGTCTGGGAGTTCCTTGGTGGAGCGGCCTGACA TTCATCACAGCAGGAGTGGTCGCTATCATCTTGGACAAACACTGCACCATGAAGATT CTGTGGGCGTGTTTGATGGTGAGCGTGGTGTCCACTGTGCTGTCAGTGGTGGCTGTGATCATCTACTCTGTGGACATGGACAAGAATTCTGAGGTGCCCTGCGTCGAGACACTGCATGGCGACTGTAGCGAGATACACTACACCACG CAGATGCTGAGCATGGGAGTGAAGTCgtccctccttctcttcaccCTGGCCCAGACAGCCATCTCTGCCATCCTCTGCTTCCTTCTCTTCAGGCACAGACGCTGCTACAGACAGTACGCT TCTCTCACTAAAGCTGCTCCATCAACCCCGACAGCACTCATACCGCCTGACCTGAACTGA
- the tmem176 gene encoding transmembrane protein 176 isoform X4, whose product MAVAVSRDLTVQVLEDVNAVKLTERQQALRTAVLRGEPKCLGVSQVMLGLMVMSYSIPLHFTEVTEVVSLGVPWWSGLTFITAGVVAIILDKHCTMKILWACLMVSVVSTVLSVVAVIIYSVDMDKNSEVPCVETLHGDCSEIHYTTQMLSMGVKSSLLLFTLAQTAISAILCFLLFRHRRCYRQYASLTKAAPSTPTALIPPDLN is encoded by the exons ATGGCAGTGGCAGTATCCAGGGATCTGACAGtgcaggtgctggaggatgtgAACGCTGTCAAGCTGACTGAAAGACAGCAGGCTCTGCGCACTGCCGTCCTGAGAGGAGAGCCCAAATGTCTGGGG GTGAGTCAGGTGATGCTGGGGCTGATGGTCATGTCCTACTCCATTCCTCTGCACTTCACTGAGGTCACTGAGGTGGTCAGTCTGGGAGTTCCTTGGTGGAGCGGCCTGACA TTCATCACAGCAGGAGTGGTCGCTATCATCTTGGACAAACACTGCACCATGAAGATT CTGTGGGCGTGTTTGATGGTGAGCGTGGTGTCCACTGTGCTGTCAGTGGTGGCTGTGATCATCTACTCTGTGGACATGGACAAGAATTCTGAGGTGCCCTGCGTCGAGACACTGCATGGCGACTGTAGCGAGATACACTACACCACG CAGATGCTGAGCATGGGAGTGAAGTCgtccctccttctcttcaccCTGGCCCAGACAGCCATCTCTGCCATCCTCTGCTTCCTTCTCTTCAGGCACAGACGCTGCTACAGACAGTACGCT TCTCTCACTAAAGCTGCTCCATCAACCCCGACAGCACTCATACCGCCTGACCTGAACTGA
- the si:dkey-9i23.16 gene encoding uncharacterized protein si:dkey-9i23.16, which translates to MSSEGAVPAAEPRSHRLSAWFDPETAAVVTILLGLVQVLLSVPLAYTDPTLPELFILPLVLGIVIVAGGSFTMANERNPSRLLLQGCACSNVVGLLGALLAFCFYCYSLSTVHQEELCAPISFDRYGHSSDGCPLELLTAYFWSLTLLLLLYDTGAVVLHCLLSVSALKALKTD; encoded by the exons ATGTCCTCTGAGGGGGCGGTGCCAGCAGCAGAACCCAGGTCACATCGCCTCTCCGCCTGGTTTGACCCTGAAACTGCTGCG GTGGTGACCATCCTGTTGGGGCTGGTCCAGGTGCTGCTGTCTGTCCCGCTCGCTTACACTGACCCAACTCTGCCAGAGCTCTTCATACTGCCACTTGTCTTAGGAATTGTA attGTGGCAGGAGGATCATTCACCATGGCCAATGAGAGGAACCCCAGCAGATTACTG CTTCAAGGTTGTGCGTGCAGTAATGTGGTTGGCCTGCTGGGGGCGCTGCTTGCCTTCTGCTTCTACTGCTACAGCTTGAGCACTGTGCACCAAGAAGAGCTGTGTGCGCCCATTTCTTTTGACCGATACGGACATTCAAGTGATGGCTGTCCCCTGGAGCTCCTGACG GCCTACTTCTGGAGTTtgaccctgctgctgctgctgtacgACACTGGGGCTGTGGTCCTGcactgcctcctgtctgtctctgccctcAAAGCCCTCAAAACagactaa